A genomic region of Silurus meridionalis isolate SWU-2019-XX chromosome 7, ASM1480568v1, whole genome shotgun sequence contains the following coding sequences:
- the samd14 gene encoding uncharacterized protein DDB_G0283697 translates to MSSTPLAVTEEDVFDLTDAVPETERLDSSLQKAKAQLSTKTRRHRPSRSRLRDSLSSTEGEESLDGKSYTGLLSGSCSPLLVSLRCPSPFQELHSSSSPARKDRTFTFETDEGEKKDLRRRSACLLYPSSPTHLLKGDNPHLRQEDHTNKRYLLLQCQEDSPQLYQENHVKQRHQENSHLHMDHRNFHKNDHTDLHQEDHKTLHQRHHTHLRQGDHTQLNQEDHIHLHQRDFTDLHQRDFTDLHQSNPHKKDHTYLHKRDHFQEDNTHLRKRDHLQEDNTHLRKRDHLHEDDTHLRKRDHLQEDNTHLRKRDHLQEDDTHLRKRDHLREDSTNVHEKSQVQLHDETHSTLRQRDYSQSEDDSRDVGSDEPSSPTVLLDKKTRRRFLDLGVTLRRTYGKVRRDRANRHTTEDRGADGAQSRSSRSSGPPFVAFSWLSERIRGSSSLRNPSQSQAKIPSEDEEVKNDSRSSRNGSSQPYLSLSDHSHEGRDEHTEPRGVRKKINVPFSSSERDGTEKQNGIHRDKRDDGHEGNDGDAEKLLTS, encoded by the exons ATGTCCTCCACTCCACTGGCCGTGACGGAAGAAGATGTGTTTG ATTTGACAGACGCAGTGCCCGAGACGGAACGTCTGGACAGCAGCCTACAGAAAGCGAAAGCTCAGCTGTCTACCAAAACCAGAAGGCATCGCCCGTCCAGGTCTCGCCTCCGAGACAGTCTGAGCTCCACAGAGGGCGAAGAAAGCCTCGAtggaaag AGCTACACTGGCCTTTTGTCTGGCTCCTGCTCGCCTCTCCTTGTGTCCCTACGCTGCCCCTCCCCCTTCCAAGAGCTCCATTCATCCTCCTCTCCTGCAAGGAAGGACAGGACTTTTACCTTTGAGACAGATGAGGGCGAAAAGAAAGACCTAAGACGAAGAAGTGCATGCTTGCTGTATCCCTCTTCTCCGACCCACCTGCTCAAGGGGGACAATCCCCACCTGCGCCAGGAGGACCACACCAACAAGCGCTACCTTCTTCTGCAGTGCCAGGAAGACAGTCCTCAATTGTACCAGGAGAATCATGTGAAGCAGCGCCACCAAGAGAACTCCCACCTACATATGGACCATCGAAATTTTCACAAAAATGACCACACTGATCTGCACCAAGAGGACCACAAAACTTTACACCAGAGGCACCACACTCACCTGCGACAAGGTGACCATACCCAACTGAACCAAGAGGACCACATTCATCTGCACCAGAGGGACTTCACTGACCTGCACCAGAGGGACTTTACTGACCTGCACCAAAGTAACCCTCACAAGAAGGACCACACCTACTTGCATAAAAGGGACCATTTCCAGGAGGACAACACACACTTGCGCAAGAGGGACCATCTCCAGGAGGACAACACACACTTGCGCAAGAGGGACCATCTCCACGAGGACGACACACACTTGCGCAAGAGGGACCATCTCCAGGAGGACAACACACACTTGCGCAAGAGGGACCATCTCCAGGAGGACGACACACACTTGCGCAAGAGGGACCATCTCCGGGAGGACAGTACCAATGTGCATGAAAAAAGCCAGGTCCAGTTACATGACGAGACACATTCTACCCTGCGTCAGAGGGATTACTCTCAGAGTGAAG ATGACAGTCGTGATGTTGGTTCGGATGAACCAAGCAGCCCAACGGTACTGCTGGACAAGAAGACCCGAAGACGTTTCCTAGATCTCGG GGTAACTCTGCGCCGCACCTACGGGAAGGTCAGGAGGGATCGAGCCAACAGACACACTACAGAAGACCG GGGGGCCGACGGAGCACAAAGCCGATCCTCCCGTTCCTCTGGTCCCCCGTTTGTGGCTTTCTCCTGGTTGAGTGAGAGAATAAGGGGGTCCAGTTCTCTGAGGAACCCCAGCCAATCTCAAGCCAAGATTCCATCAGAG GACGAGGAGGTGAAAAACGACAGCAGGTCCAGCAGAAACGGATCGTCGCAGCCGTACCTGAGCCTTTCCGATCACTCACACGAG GGCCGAGACGAACACACAGAACCCCGAGGTGTGAGAAAGAAGATCAATGTGCCGTTCTCATCGAGTGAAAGAGACGGGACAGAAAAGCAGAATGGCATCCATAGGGACAAGAGGGACGACGGACACGAGGGAAACGACGGAGACGCGGAAAAACTACTGACCTCTTAA
- the top2a gene encoding DNA topoisomerase 2-alpha: MDATEGPLKTLFENKALSKSKKDDKRLSVERIYQKKTQLEHILLRPDTYVGSVEPVTQQMWVFDEVVGLNCREITYVPGLYKIFDEILVNAADNKQRDSSMNCLKITIDPENNSISVWNNGKGIPVVMHKVEKVYVPALIFGQLLTSSNYDDEQKKVTGGRNGYGAKLCNIFSTKFTVETACRESKQCFKQTWYDNMGRTGEAKIKPFSSDDYTCITFQPDLSKFKMESLDRDTVALLTRRAYDIAGATKGVKVFLNGTKLPVSGFRSYVDLYVKDKTDETGSPLTVVHEMVNPRWEVCLTMSEKGFQQVSFVNSIATTKGGRHTDYVADQIVAKMIEVVKKKNKGGVAVKPFQVKNHMWLFVNCLIENPSFDSQTKENMTLQQKSFGSTCTLSEKFIKQANNCGIVESVMNWVKFKAQTQLNKKCSAVKHTKIKGVPKLDDANDAGGKNSSGCTLILTEGDSAKTLAVSGLGVVGRDRYGVFPLRGKMLNVREASHKQIMENAEINSIIKILGLQYRKNYSDPESLKSLRYGKLMIMTDQDQDGSHIKGLLINFIHHNWPSLLRHNFLEEFITPIIKASNKKQSISFYSIPEFTEWKEKQSNLKSWKIKYYKGLGTSTSQEAKEYFSDMARHRIPFKYSGPADDEAITLAFSKKKVEERKEWLTSFMITRRQRREHNLPEEYLYGKETTSLTYHDFVNKELVLFSNSDNERSIPCLVDGLKPGQRKVVFCCLKRNDKREVKVAQLAGSVAEMSAYHHGEASLMMTIVGLAQNFVGSNNLNLLQPLGQFGTRLHGGKDSASPRYIFTMLSTLARLVFPTEDDNLLKYNYDDNMRVEPEWYVPIIPLVLANGADGIGTGWASRLPNYDVREIVSNIHRMLDGQEPQPMLPSYKGFKGTIEQVTTNQYMNSGEVAIIDSTTIEISELPVKTWTQTYKENVLEVMLNGSEKAPPLITDYKEYHTDSTVRFVVKMTEERLREAEAAGLHKVFKLQNPLTCNSMVLFDHVGSLKKYETVQDIMKDFFELRLRYYVLRKDWLLGMLGAECAKLSNQARFILEKIQGTLVIENKPKKELIRMLQEMGYDSDPVKAWKASQEKDVEEEGGDDEEKEKEEETSGPDYNYLLSMPMWFLTKEKKEELCKQRDAKMAELNVLKRKSPSDLWKEDLAAFTEELERVEQLERDAQAPITQVKGKGGRSKVVKMKDETMPTPQGRRVIPRITSAMKDQAIKKVGAKKGKLKSESDGSVVMKMEFGDEDADAGGSQEMGLAARLTKKVKKEPKEKVSKSGKQTTLQFKPTKKEKKNNPWSSDEEESSREEDSEDVSTGSGEMAQRERLGRKANARVKYCLSDSEDESGNWESLGSKKAPATVVDDDDDDDDDMLVTEPSAVPESEQDSPAPLPPKKAAKKPKEDKVVKSKVTSEGAASKPPPKPKEKVVKKAADGAAKKPPAAKKTTAVSRKKAAVTDAAQPSILDALSKPAAAKKSTATKRTTSSESETSAPAPAAKKTAAARKRKVLSSDESESDSDGGNLMARLKGKATAAGKKSKWEDDDSFDLGVTSSAVAPRTKTARSTKPITYALDSDSEDDF; encoded by the exons ATGGATGCAACTGAAGGACCtctgaag ACGTTGTTTGAGAACAAGGCGCTGAGCAAGTCGAAGAAGGATGACAAGCGTCTGTCTGTGGAGCGCATCTACCAGAAGAAGACTCAGCTGGAGCACATTCTGCTCCGTCCGGACACCTACGTGGGCTCTGTGGAGCCTGTCacccag CAAATGTGGGTGTTCGATGAAGTGGTAGGATTAAACTGCAGGGAGATCACGTACGTCCCCGGCCTCTACAAGATCTTCGACGAGATCCTTG TCAATGCTGCAGATAACAAGCAGAGGGACAGCAGCATGAACTGCCTCAAGATCACCATCGACCC AGAAAACAACTCTATCAGCGTATGGAACAACGGGAAAGGCATTCCTGTGGTGATGCACAAAGTTGAGAAGGTGTATGTCCCGGCGCTCATCTTCGGCCAACTGCTGACCTCCAGCAACTACGACGACGAGCAGAAGAAGGTCACAG GTGGGCGTAATGGATATGGCGCCAAGCTGTGCAACATCTTCAGCACCAAATTCACCGTGGAGACGGCGTGCAGAGAGTCCAAGCAGTGCTTCAAACAG ACGTGGTACGACAACATGGGACGCACAGGCGAGGCCAAAATCAAGCCGTTCAGCAGCGACGACTACACCTGCATAACCTTCCAGCCCGACCTGTCCAAGTTCAAGATGGAGTCTCTGGACCGAGACACGGTGGCGCTGCTGACGAGGCGCGCGTACGACATCGCCGGCGCTACCAAAGGCGTCAAGGTGTTTCTGAATGGCACTAAACTGCCT GTGAGCGGGTTCCGCAGCTACGTGGACTTGTACGTGAAGGACAAAACGGATGAAACGGGTTCTCCCCTCACTGTAGTGCACGAGATGGTGAATCCACGCTGGGAGGTCTGTCTCACCATGAGCGAGAAGGGCTTCCAGCAAGTCAGCTTCGTCAACAGCATCGCCACCACCAAG GGGGGAAGACACACGGACTATGTGGCTGACCAGATCGTGGCCAAGATGATTGAGGtggtaaagaagaagaacaaaggTGGTGTAGCAGTCAAGCCCTTCCAG gtgaagaaccacatgtggctgttTGTGAACTGCCTGATCGAGAACCCCAGCTTTGACTCCCAGACCAAAGAGAACATGACTCTCCAGCAGAAGAGCTTCGGCTCCACCTGTACACTGAGCGAGAAGTTCATCAAACAG GCGAACAACTGCGGCATCGTGGAGAGCGTGATGAACTGGGTGAAGTTTAAGGCTCAGACTCAGCTCAACAAGAAGTGCTCGGCTGTCAAACACACAAAGATCAAGGGCGTGCCCAAACTGGACGACGCCAATGATGCAG gtggtaaGAACTCGTCCGGCTGCACGCTGATCCTCACTGAAGGAGACTCGGCCAAAACCCTGGCCGTGTCTGGACTGGGCGTGGTGGGCCGCGATCGCTACGGTGTTTTCCCACTGCGTGGAAAAATGCTCAACGTTCGAGAGGCGTCACACAAACAG atcaTGGAGAACGCTGAGATCAATAGCATCATCAAGATCCTGGGTCTGCAGTACAGGAAGAACTACAGCGACCCCGAGTCACTCAAGTCGCTGCGCTACGGAAAACTCATGATCATGACAGATCAG GATCAAGACGGCTCACACATCAAAGGGCTTCTCATCAACTTCATCCACCACAACTGGCCCTCGCTGTTGCGCCACAACTTCCTTGAGGAGTTCATCACTCCCATtatcaag GCATCAAATAAGAAGCAGTCAATTTCCTTTTACAGCATCCCAGAGTTCACCGAGTGGAAAGAGAAGCAGAGCAACCTGAAATCATGGAAGATCAAGTACTACAAAG GTTTGGGTACCAGCACATCCCAGGAGGCTAAAGAGTATTTCTCGGACATGGCGAGACACCGCATCCCGTTCAAATACTCCGGACCTGCCGATGACGAGGCGATCACCCTT GCCTTTAGTAAGaagaaagtggaggagagaAAGGAGTGGCTCACCAGCTTCATGATCACCAGGCGACAGCGCCGGGAGCATAACCTGCCCGAG gagtaTTTGTATGGGAAAGAAACCACTTCACTCACCTACCACGACTTTGTGAACAAGGAGCTGGTGCTTTTCTCAAACTCTGACAACGAGCGATCAATTCCATGTCTGGTGGATG gtctgaAGCCGGGTCAGAGAAAGGTGGTATTTTGCTGCTTGAAGCGAAACGATAAGCGTGAGGTGAAAGTGGCCCAGCTTGCCGGTTCTGTCGCTGAGATGTCTGCATACCACCACGGAGAG gCGTCTCTGATGATGACCATCGTGGGTCTGGCACAGAACTTTGTGGGCAGCAACAATCTGAACCTTCTGCAGCCTCTGGGGCAGTTCGGTACACGCCTTCACGGGGGCAAAGACTCGGCCAGCCCCAGATACATTTTCACCATGCTTAG TACACTGGCTCGGCTGGTTTTCCCCACGGAGGACGACAACCTGCTCAAGTACAACTACGATGACAACATGCGTGTAGAACCCGAGTGGTACGTCCCGATCATCCCGCTCGTTCTGGCTAACGGTGCTGACGGCATCGGCACGGGCTGGGCCAGCCGCCTGCCCAACTACGACGTGCGTGAGATCGTCAGCAACATCCACCGCATGCTCGACGGTCAGGAGCCTCAGCCCATG TTGCCAAGTTATAAGGGCTTTAAAGGAACCATTGAGCAGGTGACTACCAACCAATACATGAACAGCGGTGAGGTGGCCATCATTGACTCCACCACCATCGAGATCTCAGAGTTGCCCGTGAAAACCTGGACTCAG ACGTACAAGGAGAACGTGTTGGAGGTGATGCTGAACGGCTCTGAGAAGGCACCCCCTCTGATCACGGATTATAAAGAGTACCACACGGACTCCACTGTGCGCTTCGTGGTCAAAATGACAGAGGAGAGGCTGCGTGAGGCAGAGGCTGCGGGCCTACACAAAGTTTTCAAGCTCCAGAACCCACTCACCTGCAACTCCATG GTTCTGTTTGACCACGTGGGCAGTTTGAAGAAGTATGAGACAGTGCAGGACATCATGAAGGACTTCTTCGAGCTGCGCCTGAGGTACTACGTTCTGAGGAAGGACTGGCTGCTGGGCATGCTGGGAGCCGAGTGCGCCAAGCTCTCCAACCAGGCACGCTTCATTCTGGAGAAGATCCAGGGCACTCTTGTCATTG aGAACAAACCCAAGAAGGAGCTGATCCGCATGCTGCAGGAGATGGGATACGACTCTGATCCTGTTAAAGCCTGGAAAGCATCTCAGGAGAAG GACGTAGAAGAAGAAGGTGGCGATGAcgaagagaaggaaaaggaggaagagacaTCAGGGCCAGACTATAATTACCTCCTGAGCATGCCCATGTGGTTCCTCactaaagagaagaaagaggagctGTGCAAGCAAAGAGATGCGAAG atggCTGAGCTGAACGTATTGAAGAGGAAGTCTCCCTCAGATCTGTGGAAGGAGGACCTTGCTGCCTTCACTGAGGAGCTGGAG CGTGTGGAGCAGCTTGAGCGAGACGCCCAGGCTCCGATCACCCAGGTCAAGGGCAAAGGGGGCCGATCAAAGGTGGTAAAGATGAAAGATGAGACCATGCCCACCCCTCAGGGACGCCGTGTCATCCCACGCATCACCAGTGCCATGAAGGACCAGGCCATTAAAAAAGTTGGAGCTAAGAAAGGCAAACTAAAG TCTGAGAGCGACGGCAGCGTAGTAATGAAGATGGAATTCGGTGATGAGGATGCAGACGCGGGAGGCTCTCAGGAGATGGGACTTGCTGCTCGTCTCACTAAAAAGGTCAAGAAGGAACCCAAAGAGAAAG TTTCCAAGTCAGGGAAGCAGACCACGCTGCAGTTTAAACCCAccaagaaggagaagaagaacaacCCGTGGTCATCTGATGAGGAGGAGTCGTCCAGGGAAGAAGATTCGGAAGACGTTTCCACAGGTTCAGGAGAAATGGCTCAGAGAGAGCGTCTGGGCAGAAAAGCTAATG CCAGGGTGAAGTACTGCCTGTCTGACAGTGAAGACGAGTCTGGGAACTGGGAGAGTTTGGGTTCAAAGAAAGCTCCAGCGACCGTCGtcgacgatgatgatgatgatgacgacgacATGTTGGTCACAGAACCCAGCGCTGTACCAGAGAGCGAGCAGGACTCGCCCGCCCCCCTGCCACC GAAAAAAGCAGCGAAAAAACCCAAGGAAGACAAAGTAGTGAAGAGCAAAGTCACCT CTGAAGGTGCTGCTTCTAAACCTCCACCCAAGCCCAAAGAGAAAGTGGTGAAGAAAGCAGCAGATGGCGCTGCAAAGAAACCCCCCGCGGCCAAGAAGACCACGGCGGTCTCCAGAAAGAAAGCAGCAGTGACGG ACGCGGCGCAGCCATCGATCCTCGACGCCTTGTCCAAACCCGCGGCCGCTAAAAAGAGCACAGCCACCAAACGGACGACGTCCAGCGAATCGGAAACCTCTGCCCCCGCACCGGCAGCCAAAAAGACCGCTGCAGCACGCAAGAGGAAAGTACTGAGCAGCGACGAGTCGGAAAGCGACTCAGACGGAGGAAACCTCATGGCTCGTCTCAAAGGCAAAGCCACGGCTGCAGGAAAG